One region of Gossypium raimondii isolate GPD5lz chromosome 6, ASM2569854v1, whole genome shotgun sequence genomic DNA includes:
- the LOC105771538 gene encoding CASP-like protein 1B2: protein MALQSGEKLPMFIGHIWSKQKSRWTLLGLRLLAFLAAAAATLVMVLNKQTKTFVVATIGTTPVNLTLTAKFHHTPAFVFFAIANGLVSIHNLVMIMMDLLGSKFDYKGFQFPMIASLDMLNLALVSGGANAAAFMAELGKNGNSHARWDKICDKFGAYCDRGAGALIASFLALALMLLISFLSILNHKLVNSSSHNSHNNIIALPN, encoded by the exons ATGGCTCTACAAAGTGGAGAGAAATTACCCATGTTTATTGGGCACATCTGGTCAAAGCAGAAGAGCAGATGGACCTTGTTGGGGCTAAGATTGCTTGCCTTTCTTGCCGCAGCAGCTGCAACTCTTGTGATGGTTCTCAACAAACAAACCAAAACTTTTGTGGTTGCAACCATTGGAACTACCCCTGTCAACCTTACTCTCACTGCCAAGTTTCACCACACGCCAGCGTTTGT GTTCTTTGCTATAGCTAATGGACTGGTCAGCATCCACAACTTGGTGATGATAATGATGGATTTGTTGGGGAGCAAGTTCGATTACAAGGGTTTTCAGTTTCCCATGATTGCTAGTTTGGACATG CTAAACCTGGCATTGGTATCTGGTGGAGCAAATGCTGCAGCGTTCATGGCGGAGCTGGGAAAAAATGGTAATTCTCATGCGAGATGGGACAAGATTTGTGATAAATTTGGAGCATATTGTGACCGTGGTGCCGGAGCTCTTATTGCTTCATTTCTTGCTCTTGCTCTCATGCTTCTCATTTCTTTCCTATCTATCCTTAACCATAAACTTGTCAACTCATCATCCCATAATTCTCACAACAATATAATCGCTCTTCCTAATTAA